The following proteins are co-located in the Oscillospiraceae bacterium genome:
- the hydE gene encoding [FeFe] hydrogenase H-cluster radical SAM maturase HydE, producing MIQTDDPAEMEALFRSAHAVRRRHYGDGVYFRGLIEFTNYCKNDCYYCGIRRSNAKLTRYRLSQPQILDCCRQGDALGYRTFVLQGGEDPHCTDAWMESVVRAIRAEFPHHAITLSLGERSRASYERLFCAGADRYLLRHETADEIHYGRLHPASMRLRARKQCLFVLREIGYQVGAGFMVGSPFQTAAELLRDLRFLQELAPQMVGIGPFIPQADTPFGRYPGGTLTMTLKMVALSRLLLPTALIPATTALGTIAPDGRERGLLAGANVVMPNLSPQQVRKQYALYDNKICTGDEAAECRACLERRIRSYGLAPDLSRGDCAGWRTDARYTGAPA from the coding sequence TCTACTTTCGGGGTCTGATCGAATTTACCAATTATTGTAAAAACGACTGTTACTACTGCGGCATCCGCCGCAGCAACGCGAAGCTGACGCGTTACCGATTGAGCCAGCCGCAGATTCTGGACTGCTGCCGGCAGGGAGACGCGCTGGGCTACCGCACCTTCGTTTTGCAGGGCGGGGAGGACCCTCACTGCACCGACGCGTGGATGGAGTCGGTGGTCCGGGCCATTCGGGCGGAGTTTCCGCACCACGCCATCACATTGTCCCTCGGGGAACGGAGCCGCGCGAGTTACGAGCGGCTGTTTTGCGCGGGGGCGGACCGCTATTTGCTGCGCCACGAGACGGCGGATGAAATCCATTACGGTCGGCTGCACCCCGCGTCCATGCGCCTGCGTGCACGCAAACAGTGTCTGTTCGTCCTCCGGGAGATCGGTTACCAGGTGGGCGCCGGCTTCATGGTTGGCTCCCCGTTTCAGACGGCGGCAGAGCTGCTCCGGGATTTGCGCTTTCTGCAGGAGCTTGCGCCCCAGATGGTGGGCATCGGCCCGTTCATCCCACAGGCGGACACGCCCTTTGGCCGGTACCCGGGCGGGACGCTGACGATGACGCTGAAGATGGTGGCGCTGAGCCGCCTGCTGCTGCCCACGGCGCTGATCCCCGCCACGACTGCGCTGGGGACAATAGCCCCCGACGGACGGGAACGGGGTCTTCTGGCCGGGGCCAATGTTGTGATGCCCAACCTTTCCCCCCAGCAGGTGCGCAAACAGTACGCGCTCTACGACAACAAAATCTGCACGGGCGACGAGGCGGCCGAGTGCCGGGCCTGCCTCGAGAGGCGCATCCGGTCCTACGGTCTGGCACCCGACCTCTCCCGAGGGGACTGCGCGGGCTGGCGGACCGATGCCCGGTACACCGGCGCGCCGGCGTGA